One genomic window of Bactrocera dorsalis isolate Fly_Bdor chromosome 4, ASM2337382v1, whole genome shotgun sequence includes the following:
- the LOC105226184 gene encoding probable serine/threonine-protein kinase dyrk2 isoform X1, with amino-acid sequence MATTAPASAPLISHSSSANSSSSSKPITIPLLERFTSQLSTGSADSGVVVGGANSSSSNSVALTRKSLAANCSLDTRCNSLCLHGTNVKWQLQKLKQPTNKQLLSQDSGIDAVVDGGSGGTLAADGDADSTAGSRQQLKSMQCSSSSSESLGGNSSGLSLSKYSEDGGESENSSGICMSVGSGRRIKYRNSASTCTQGLEDRIEEVDIPDDYDEEEDDVDNDDVDVDEDDDEVDVGVDDDLDVDEDEDVESDSDSGNNSGVVGETGSASMPTTIGTLNGSFGKIVPTKALGVKEPPAANQLHIKSSLHAPQCASAPVGSVTYSTSHHKANETNKPTTSSSNHNNLNNNRSSSTRDHSSSSSKPQAATKSKNPESQVLATDGNYYFPLLKISDDPYIDSKLINKKDGLQDTMYYLDEFGSPKLREKFARKQKEKEQKQQKAQRKQSKREEERKKRTTLAPNATAAFTTDKQTANSGATMESKKPSNVMDAATNCDDSSKEQRQSSSYKHKCDAAAGNEQKTANEADTRITASNKSLSTASCVTWNKVFRKFKTVLGKSDMRTQAIANTGRDGSKITTVVATPGQGTDRVQEVSYTDTKVIGNGSFGVVFQAKLCDTGELVAIKKVLQDRRFKNRELQIMRKLEHCNIVKLLYFFYSSGEKLAEFPIDIGIFASVLKPQRDEVFLNLVLEYIPETVYKVARQYAKTKQTIPINFIRLYMYQLFRSLAYIHSLGICHRDIKPQNLLLDPETAVLKLCDFGSAKQLLHGEPNVSYICSRYYRAPELIFGAINYTTKIDVWSAGCVLAELLLGQPIFPGDSGVDQLVEVIKVLGTPTREQIREMNPNYTEFKFPQIKSHPWQKVFRIRTPTEAINLVSQLLEYTPSARITPLKACAHPFFDELRQEGNTTLPNGRPMPPLFNFTEHELSIQPSLIPQLLPKHLQNNSAGRPVAGAGGEGASGSASNPSSGAGTPGGATSQATSGTQSSASATTSSGGGNATVANPSSSASAAAASSGAPSAAPSAQASGGDAANSSNGGNQQQASASGASATGAGDATSISSAGGASGGNGNGGGSGGSNNSGGGGNGTQPQQTATTMG; translated from the exons ATGGCAACAACAGCACCGGCCAGCGCCCCCCTTATCAGCCACAGCAGCTccgccaacagcagcagcagcagcaagccGATTACCATACCCTTGCTTGAGCGCTTCACCAGCCAGCTATCCACCGGTTCGGCCGACAGTGGCGTCGTTGTTGGTGGTGCTAACTCTTCCAGCAGCAACTCTGTGGCGTTGACTAGAAAAAGCCTTGCCGCCAACTGTTCATTGGATACACGCTGCAATTCGCTATGTCTGCATGGCACGAATGTCAAATGGCAGCTCCAGAAGCTGAAGCAGCCCACCAATAAACAGTTGCTGTCGCAGGATAGTGGCATCGATGCCGTTGTCGATGGCGGTAGTGGCGGCACATTGGCCGCTGATGGCGACGCAGATTCGACCGCCGGTTCGCGGCAACAACTCAAGTCCATGCAGTGTTCTTCGTCCAGCAGTGAGTCGCTGGGCGGCAATTCATCTGGCCTGTCACTGTCCAAATATTCTGAGGATGGCGGCGAGTCGGAGAACTCGTCGGGCATTTGCATGAGTGTCGGCAGTGGCCGACGCATTAAGTATCGCAATAGTGCCAGCACCTGCACTCAAGGTTTAGAGGACCGTATCGAAGAGGTAGACATACCAGACGATTACGACGAGGAGGAAGACGACGTGGATAATGACGACGTCGATGTAGACGAAGACGATGATGAAGTTGATGTGGGCGTAGATGATGATTTGGACGTGGATGAGGATGAAGACGTTGAAAGCGATAGCGATTCGGGTAATAACTCGGGTGTTGTGGGTGAAACAGGCAGCGCCTCTATGCCCACAACCATCGGTACACTGAATGGCTCCTTTGGCAAGATCGTGCCAACGAAAGCGCTCGGCGTCAAAGAACCACCGGCAGCGAATCAATTGCACATCAAATCGTCGCTACATGCGCCGCAGTGCGCCTCAGCGCCGGTAGGCAGTGTTACTTACTCAACGTCCCACCACAAAGCCAATGAAACAAATAAGCCAACCACTAGCAGTAGTAATCATAATAATCTAAACAATAATCGTAGTAGTAGCACTAGAGAccatagtagtagtagtagtaaacCGCAAGCAGCCACTAAGTCCAAAAATCCCGAATCACAAGTATTGGCCACTGATGGCAATTATTATTTTCCGCTGCTGAAAATCTCCGACGATCCGTACATTGATTCGAAATTGATTAACAAGAAGGATGGCCTACAGGACACCATGTACTATCTGGACGAGTTCGGCAGTCCGAAATTGCGCGAGAAATTCGCACGCAAACAGAAGGAGAAGGAACAGAAGCAACAGAAGGCGcaaaggaagcaaagcaaacgCGAAGAGGAGCGTAAGAAGCGCACAACATTGGCGCCGAACGCCACTGCTGCATTCACGACTGACAAGCAAACCGCTAACAGCGGCGCGACAATGGAGTCCAAAAAACCAAGCAACGTCATGGACGCTGCAACAAACTGTGATGATAGCTCCAAGGAGCAAAGGCAAAGTAGTAGTTATAAGCACAAATGCGACGCTGCGGCTGGGAATGAGCAGAAGACCGCTAATGAGGCGGATACGCGCATTACAGCGAGCAACAAGTCGCTGTCGACCGCATCCTGCGTGACCTGGAACAAAGTATTTCGCAAGTTCAAAACTGTCTTAG GTAAGTCTGATATGAGAACGCAAGCTATAGCCAATACTG GCAGAGATGGTTCCAAGATTACAACAGTCGTCGCCACACCTGGCCAAGGTACTGACCGTGTGCAAGAAGTTTCCTACACAGATACCAAGGTGATCGGCAATGGTAGCTTTGGCGTGGTCTTTCAAGCGAAGTTATGCGATACCGGCGAGCTGGTAGCTATCAAGAAAGTTTTACAAGACAGACGATTTAAG AATCGTGAATTGCAAATTATGCGCAAACTGGAGCATTGTAACATtgtaaaacttttgtattttttctattcGAGTGGTGAAAAG TTAGCCGAATTCCCGATCGATATTGGCATCTTCGCCAGTGTCCTTAAACCGCAG CGTGATGAGGTATTTTTGAATTTAGTTCTCGAATATATACCAGAAACCGTATACAAAGTGGCACGTCAATATGCCAAAACCAAGCAAACGATACCAATTAATTTTATACGG CTCTATATGTATCAACTATTCAGAAGTTTGGCTTACATCCATTCATTGGGTATCTGTCATCGTGATATCAAACCGCAAAATCTACTCTTGGATCCAGAGACGGCTGTGCTGAAATTGTGCGATTTTGGCAGCGCCAAGCAACTATTACACGGCGAACCGAATGTATCATATATTTGCTCGCGGTATTATCGTGCACCGGAATTAATATTTGGCGCCATTAATTACACTACAAAAATTG ATGTGTGGAGCGCCGGCTGTGTATTAGCTGAATTACTACTCGGCCAACCAATTTTCCCCGGCGATTCTGGTGTCGATCAATTGGTTGAGGTCATCAAAGTTTTGGGCACACCGACACGAGAACAAATACGCGAAATGAATCCAAATTACACGGAATTCAAATTTCCACAAATTAAGAGTCATCCATGGCAGAAA GTTTTCCGTATACGCACTCCGACAGAAGCTATCAATCTGGTATCACAACTGCTCGAGTACACGCCCAGTGCACGTATAACGCCACTAAAGGCGTGCGCACATCCATTCTTCGATGAACTGCGTCAAGAGGGCAACACTACATTGCCCAATGGTCGGCCTATGCCGCCATTATTTAATTTCACAGAGCATG AACTATCGATACAGCCAAGCTTAATCCCACAATTGTTGCCAAAACATCTGCAAAATAACAGCGCAGGTCGACCGGTTGCCGGTGCTGGTGGCGAGGGTGCTTCTGGCTCAGCATCAAATCCGTCAAGTGGCGCCGGTACGCCAGGCGGCGCAACTTCCCAAGCAACTTCAG GCACACAATCGAGCGCATCGGCTACAACCAGCAGTGGCGGCGGCAATGCAACAGTGGCCAACCCATCGTCCAGCGCCTCAGCTGCTGCGGCAAGCAGCGGCGCGCCTTCAGCGGCACCATCAGCGCAAGCGAGCGGCGGCGATGCGGCCAACAGCAGCAATGGCGGTAACCAACAGCAAGCGTCTGCCAGCGGTGCGTCAGCAACCGGCGCGGGTGATGCCACTTCGATTTCAAGCGCCGGTGGCGCCAGTGGCGGCAATGGCAATGGCGGCGGTAGTGGTGGCAGCAATAatagcggcggcggcggcaatgGCACACAGCCGCAACAGACAGCGACGACAATGGGTTAG
- the LOC105226184 gene encoding cyclin-dependent kinase 11.1 isoform X5, protein MATTAPASAPLISHSSSANSSSSSKPITIPLLERFTSQLSTGSADSGVVVGGANSSSSNSVALTRKSLAANCSLDTRCNSLCLHGTNVKWQLQKLKQPTNKQLLSQDSGIDAVVDGGSGGTLAADGDADSTAGSRQQLKSMQCSSSSSESLGGNSSGLSLSKYSEDGGESENSSGICMSVGSGRRIKYRNSASTCTQGLEDRIEEVDIPDDYDEEEDDVDNDDVDVDEDDDEVDVGVDDDLDVDEDEDVESDSDSGNNSGVVGETGSASMPTTIGTLNGSFGKIVPTKALGVKEPPAANQLHIKSSLHAPQCASAPVGSVTYSTSHHKANETNKPTTSSSNHNNLNNNRSSSTRDHSSSSSKPQAATKSKNPESQVLATDGNYYFPLLKISDDPYIDSKLINKKDGLQDTMYYLDEFGSPKLREKFARKQKEKEQKQQKAQRKQSKREEERKKRTTLAPNATAAFTTDKQTANSGATMESKKPSNVMDAATNCDDSSKEQRQSSSYKHKCDAAAGNEQKTANEADTRITASNKSLSTASCVTWNKVFRKFKTVLGRDGSKITTVVATPGQGTDRVQEVSYTDTKVIGNGSFGVVFQAKLCDTGELVAIKKVLQDRRFKNRELQIMRKLEHCNIVKLLYFFYSSGEKRDEVFLNLVLEYIPETVYKVARQYAKTKQTIPINFIRLYMYQLFRSLAYIHSLGICHRDIKPQNLLLDPETAVLKLCDFGSAKQLLHGEPNVSYICSRYYRAPELIFGAINYTTKIDVWSAGCVLAELLLGQPIFPGDSGVDQLVEVIKVLGTPTREQIREMNPNYTEFKFPQIKSHPWQKVFRIRTPTEAINLVSQLLEYTPSARITPLKACAHPFFDELRQEGNTTLPNGRPMPPLFNFTEHELSIQPSLIPQLLPKHLQNNSAGRPVAGAGGEGASGSASNPSSGAGTPGGATSQATSDS, encoded by the exons ATGGCAACAACAGCACCGGCCAGCGCCCCCCTTATCAGCCACAGCAGCTccgccaacagcagcagcagcagcaagccGATTACCATACCCTTGCTTGAGCGCTTCACCAGCCAGCTATCCACCGGTTCGGCCGACAGTGGCGTCGTTGTTGGTGGTGCTAACTCTTCCAGCAGCAACTCTGTGGCGTTGACTAGAAAAAGCCTTGCCGCCAACTGTTCATTGGATACACGCTGCAATTCGCTATGTCTGCATGGCACGAATGTCAAATGGCAGCTCCAGAAGCTGAAGCAGCCCACCAATAAACAGTTGCTGTCGCAGGATAGTGGCATCGATGCCGTTGTCGATGGCGGTAGTGGCGGCACATTGGCCGCTGATGGCGACGCAGATTCGACCGCCGGTTCGCGGCAACAACTCAAGTCCATGCAGTGTTCTTCGTCCAGCAGTGAGTCGCTGGGCGGCAATTCATCTGGCCTGTCACTGTCCAAATATTCTGAGGATGGCGGCGAGTCGGAGAACTCGTCGGGCATTTGCATGAGTGTCGGCAGTGGCCGACGCATTAAGTATCGCAATAGTGCCAGCACCTGCACTCAAGGTTTAGAGGACCGTATCGAAGAGGTAGACATACCAGACGATTACGACGAGGAGGAAGACGACGTGGATAATGACGACGTCGATGTAGACGAAGACGATGATGAAGTTGATGTGGGCGTAGATGATGATTTGGACGTGGATGAGGATGAAGACGTTGAAAGCGATAGCGATTCGGGTAATAACTCGGGTGTTGTGGGTGAAACAGGCAGCGCCTCTATGCCCACAACCATCGGTACACTGAATGGCTCCTTTGGCAAGATCGTGCCAACGAAAGCGCTCGGCGTCAAAGAACCACCGGCAGCGAATCAATTGCACATCAAATCGTCGCTACATGCGCCGCAGTGCGCCTCAGCGCCGGTAGGCAGTGTTACTTACTCAACGTCCCACCACAAAGCCAATGAAACAAATAAGCCAACCACTAGCAGTAGTAATCATAATAATCTAAACAATAATCGTAGTAGTAGCACTAGAGAccatagtagtagtagtagtaaacCGCAAGCAGCCACTAAGTCCAAAAATCCCGAATCACAAGTATTGGCCACTGATGGCAATTATTATTTTCCGCTGCTGAAAATCTCCGACGATCCGTACATTGATTCGAAATTGATTAACAAGAAGGATGGCCTACAGGACACCATGTACTATCTGGACGAGTTCGGCAGTCCGAAATTGCGCGAGAAATTCGCACGCAAACAGAAGGAGAAGGAACAGAAGCAACAGAAGGCGcaaaggaagcaaagcaaacgCGAAGAGGAGCGTAAGAAGCGCACAACATTGGCGCCGAACGCCACTGCTGCATTCACGACTGACAAGCAAACCGCTAACAGCGGCGCGACAATGGAGTCCAAAAAACCAAGCAACGTCATGGACGCTGCAACAAACTGTGATGATAGCTCCAAGGAGCAAAGGCAAAGTAGTAGTTATAAGCACAAATGCGACGCTGCGGCTGGGAATGAGCAGAAGACCGCTAATGAGGCGGATACGCGCATTACAGCGAGCAACAAGTCGCTGTCGACCGCATCCTGCGTGACCTGGAACAAAGTATTTCGCAAGTTCAAAACTGTCTTAG GCAGAGATGGTTCCAAGATTACAACAGTCGTCGCCACACCTGGCCAAGGTACTGACCGTGTGCAAGAAGTTTCCTACACAGATACCAAGGTGATCGGCAATGGTAGCTTTGGCGTGGTCTTTCAAGCGAAGTTATGCGATACCGGCGAGCTGGTAGCTATCAAGAAAGTTTTACAAGACAGACGATTTAAG AATCGTGAATTGCAAATTATGCGCAAACTGGAGCATTGTAACATtgtaaaacttttgtattttttctattcGAGTGGTGAAAAG CGTGATGAGGTATTTTTGAATTTAGTTCTCGAATATATACCAGAAACCGTATACAAAGTGGCACGTCAATATGCCAAAACCAAGCAAACGATACCAATTAATTTTATACGG CTCTATATGTATCAACTATTCAGAAGTTTGGCTTACATCCATTCATTGGGTATCTGTCATCGTGATATCAAACCGCAAAATCTACTCTTGGATCCAGAGACGGCTGTGCTGAAATTGTGCGATTTTGGCAGCGCCAAGCAACTATTACACGGCGAACCGAATGTATCATATATTTGCTCGCGGTATTATCGTGCACCGGAATTAATATTTGGCGCCATTAATTACACTACAAAAATTG ATGTGTGGAGCGCCGGCTGTGTATTAGCTGAATTACTACTCGGCCAACCAATTTTCCCCGGCGATTCTGGTGTCGATCAATTGGTTGAGGTCATCAAAGTTTTGGGCACACCGACACGAGAACAAATACGCGAAATGAATCCAAATTACACGGAATTCAAATTTCCACAAATTAAGAGTCATCCATGGCAGAAA GTTTTCCGTATACGCACTCCGACAGAAGCTATCAATCTGGTATCACAACTGCTCGAGTACACGCCCAGTGCACGTATAACGCCACTAAAGGCGTGCGCACATCCATTCTTCGATGAACTGCGTCAAGAGGGCAACACTACATTGCCCAATGGTCGGCCTATGCCGCCATTATTTAATTTCACAGAGCATG AACTATCGATACAGCCAAGCTTAATCCCACAATTGTTGCCAAAACATCTGCAAAATAACAGCGCAGGTCGACCGGTTGCCGGTGCTGGTGGCGAGGGTGCTTCTGGCTCAGCATCAAATCCGTCAAGTGGCGCCGGTACGCCAGGCGGCGCAACTTCCCAAGCAACTTCAG attcATAG